A window of Candidatus Eisenbacteria bacterium contains these coding sequences:
- a CDS encoding CsgG/HfaB family protein: protein MRKLALAMLLVFAAVSFHSVFAGDEQPQRLKKRVAVFKFEDKTAHVYSWWTGQPVGDGMADMLTTALVKSGKYRVIERQQIEDVVLKEQALGQTGVITSESAAKIGKMLGVELAIVGSVTEFGHKESEKGGRMGGIGLGGKKMSATVAVDVRFINTTTGEILQAESVRKEKSSTGLSVSTPEFDFKNEKAFDESLVGKATREAVNEIVTKIDAAAVNIPWSAKIAKLSADGSVIINSGAEAGVQVGDKFVVYRAGEEVIDPDTGESLGSEETAVGKIEVLDNNVGKGKASKCKVTSGLGLKEGDIVRLK, encoded by the coding sequence ATGCGCAAACTAGCTCTTGCAATGCTGCTTGTGTTTGCCGCTGTATCCTTCCATTCGGTCTTCGCCGGCGACGAACAGCCCCAGCGCCTGAAGAAACGTGTCGCAGTCTTCAAGTTTGAGGACAAGACCGCGCATGTTTACAGCTGGTGGACCGGTCAGCCGGTCGGTGACGGAATGGCCGACATGCTTACCACGGCGCTCGTGAAGAGCGGCAAGTACCGCGTGATCGAGCGGCAGCAGATTGAGGACGTGGTATTGAAGGAACAGGCATTGGGTCAGACCGGAGTCATTACGTCTGAAAGCGCAGCAAAGATCGGGAAGATGCTTGGGGTCGAGCTGGCCATCGTGGGAAGTGTGACGGAGTTCGGCCACAAGGAATCCGAGAAGGGCGGGCGCATGGGCGGCATCGGCCTGGGAGGCAAGAAGATGTCAGCGACCGTCGCAGTGGATGTGCGTTTCATCAATACTACGACCGGCGAAATCCTTCAGGCAGAGAGTGTTCGAAAGGAAAAATCCTCAACGGGTTTGTCCGTGTCCACCCCCGAATTCGATTTCAAGAATGAGAAAGCATTTGATGAATCGCTTGTAGGCAAAGCCACTCGTGAAGCCGTCAATGAAATCGTGACAAAGATCGATGCGGCCGCAGTGAACATCCCCTGGTCTGCAAAAATCGCCAAGCTCAGTGCCGACGGATCAGTCATCATCAACTCGGGAGCCGAGGCGGGGGTACAGGTAGGTGACAAGTTTGTCGTTTATCGGGCGGGCGAGGAGGTCATTGACCCCGACACGGGCGAATCTCTTGGCAGCGAGGAGACAGCTGTCGGCAAGATAGAGGTCCTGGATAACAATGTCGGAAAAGGCAAAGCATCAAAGTGCAAAGTAACCTCGGGTTTGGGCCTCAAAGAGGGTGATATCGTGCGTCTGAAGTGA
- a CDS encoding pitrilysin family protein, giving the protein MTKKCSSHALRICVFSLLLAPFVFPSLSHGQGTLKYTSQVVGKDSKSVLAPFTRAKFENGLTAIVKELHSAPIVTVDVWARVGSVNENDEINGISHFFEHMFFKGTEKRGVGEMDRIVKSLGGRSNAGTSVEYTHYYITVPAQHMNIAVDLLSDALANSKFAPEEIEKERKVVKEEINRKEDDPNGKLFTLFQEALLPGTPWARPVLGTNESLDRIDREAFLKYVDARYGAENLVVVIAGDVSTGKALGEIGRGFSSFRHAKETGYPDIGWSPLTRRVERVIEKDVNRGYLMLGFQTKGRSLMKDFYPLEVAAAILGEGKSSRLYQNLREKKKIVSNISVWSWDLDKAGALGLFAELDPALKDSVEAAIKAEMNLLAEKGITEEELQRAKMMLKSKFAFESETGAGVAGKLGRAETLQGAEEALRYVDGIGGVTSSDVMRVARDYLKGKPYAVCYILPKTKG; this is encoded by the coding sequence ATGACAAAAAAATGCTCCTCACATGCGCTTCGAATTTGTGTTTTTTCCCTGCTTCTTGCGCCATTTGTCTTTCCTTCCCTCTCTCATGGGCAGGGAACTCTTAAATATACTTCGCAGGTCGTTGGGAAGGACTCAAAGAGCGTTCTGGCCCCGTTCACGAGAGCGAAATTTGAGAACGGGCTTACCGCGATAGTGAAGGAACTCCACTCTGCCCCGATTGTGACTGTTGATGTGTGGGCCAGGGTGGGGTCCGTGAATGAAAACGACGAAATCAATGGAATCTCCCATTTCTTTGAACACATGTTCTTCAAGGGCACGGAGAAACGCGGTGTTGGAGAGATGGATAGAATCGTGAAATCGCTGGGGGGCAGGAGCAATGCAGGGACATCGGTTGAGTACACGCACTACTACATAACCGTTCCAGCCCAGCATATGAACATTGCAGTTGACCTTCTCTCTGATGCGCTGGCCAATTCCAAATTTGCCCCGGAGGAAATCGAAAAAGAAAGAAAGGTCGTCAAGGAGGAGATAAACAGGAAGGAAGATGATCCCAACGGGAAACTCTTTACCCTTTTTCAAGAAGCTCTCCTTCCCGGCACGCCCTGGGCAAGGCCGGTTCTCGGAACTAATGAGTCTCTTGACCGGATCGACAGAGAGGCTTTCCTCAAGTACGTTGACGCCCGCTACGGAGCCGAGAACCTGGTTGTCGTGATTGCCGGAGACGTAAGCACCGGCAAGGCATTGGGCGAGATCGGGCGCGGCTTTTCTTCTTTCAGACATGCGAAGGAAACCGGATATCCTGACATCGGATGGAGTCCGCTCACGAGAAGGGTGGAGCGTGTAATCGAAAAGGATGTGAACAGAGGATATCTCATGCTTGGATTCCAGACCAAGGGCCGGAGTTTGATGAAAGACTTCTATCCGCTGGAAGTAGCCGCGGCGATCCTGGGAGAAGGCAAGAGTTCAAGATTGTACCAGAATCTGAGGGAAAAGAAGAAGATTGTTTCAAACATATCTGTATGGTCATGGGATCTCGACAAGGCCGGCGCACTGGGTCTTTTCGCAGAGCTTGACCCTGCACTCAAGGACAGCGTGGAAGCGGCGATCAAAGCCGAGATGAACCTGCTTGCCGAGAAAGGAATCACCGAGGAGGAGCTTCAAAGGGCAAAGATGATGCTTAAGTCCAAGTTTGCTTTCGAGAGCGAAACCGGGGCTGGAGTTGCCGGAAAGCTTGGCCGTGCCGAGACGCTTCAGGGGGCCGAAGAAGCGCTGCGCTATGTTGACGGAATTGGAGGCGTGACTTCCTCCGACGTGATGAGAGTGGCGAGAGATTACTTGAAAGGGAAGCCATATGCAGTTTGTTACATTCTTCCGAAAACGAAAGGCTAA